In Doryrhamphus excisus isolate RoL2022-K1 chromosome 7, RoL_Dexc_1.0, whole genome shotgun sequence, one genomic interval encodes:
- the plekhb1 gene encoding pleckstrin homology domain-containing family B member 1, translated as MALMRSGWLWRQTSVLKRWKLNWCDLWIDGSLCFYKSDSRRELEHRVNLKFTCIDVRSGLECRGVAPPETNPQDNVIVVQFKDGSTMNLCANNEDESIAWKLTMLETRRNPVFTYDPYNDSYEAVPLGHYHTFYMTPGAGPGTHQVIVQRDPFDGVFDHLALGLLAGMAAGAAMRSFLWAPVFFC; from the exons ATGGCACTCATGAGGTCAGGCTGGCTTTGGAGGCAGA CATCTGTGCTGAAGCGCTGGAAGTTAAACTGGTGTGACCTGTGGATAGACGGGAGTCTCTGCTTTTACAAGAGCGACAGCCGGCGAGAGTTGGAGCACCGCGTCAACCTCAAGTTCACGTGCATAGACGTGCGGAGCGGCCTGGAATGTCGAG GCGTGGCTCCTCCTGAGACCAACCCCCAGGACAATGTCATTGTGGTCCAGTTCAAGGACGGCTCAACGATGAACCTGTGTGCCAACAACGAGGACGAGTCCAT AGCCTGGAAACTGACCATGCTCGAAACCAGGAGGAACCCG GTGTTCACGTATGACCCGTACAACGACTCCTATGAGGCCGTACCCCTCGGCCACTACCACACCTTCTACATGACGCCTGGAGCAGGACCAG GTACCCACCAGGTGATAGTTCAGAGGGACCCCTTCGATGGCGTGTTTGACCACCTGGCGCTAGGATTACTGGCAGGTATGGCGGCAGGAGCGGCCATGCGATCCTTCCTCTGGGCGCCCGTCTTCTTTTGCTGA
- the LOC131132403 gene encoding lathosterol oxidase-like isoform X2, producing the protein MDLVLNVADHYVFTPYVYPASWAEDGTLRQILSLLVVTNLGATALYLSLGAISYYFIFDHDLMKHPHFLENQVWREIKYALTSLPWISIPTVALFFAEVRGYSKLYDNVHDSPLGWTGLFLSMISFLFFTDMCIYWIHRFLHHKLIYKLFHKPHHVWKIPTPFASHAFHPVDGFMQGLPYHIYPFLFPLQKVLYLVLYVFVNIWTISIHDGDYRVPNAMTGVINGSAHHTDHHLFFDYNYGQYFTLWDRLGGSYRHPSALMGKGPRDLIRKLQADGKLAKELRSATCKEE; encoded by the exons ATGGATCTTGTCCTGAACGTCGCCGACCACTACGTGTTCACGCCTTACGTGTACCCAGCGTCGTGGGCAGAGGACGGTACCCTGCGGCAGATCCTCAGCCTACTAGTGGTGACCAACCTTGGAGCGACGGCGCTCTACCTGAGTCTGGGAGCCATCAGCTACTACTTCATCTTTGACCATGACCTCATGAAACACCCACACTTCTTAGAG AATCAAGTTTGGCGGGAGATCAAGTATGCGCTGACCTCGCTTCCCTGGATCAGCATTCCCACCGTTGCGCTGTTCTTCGCCGAAGTCCGAGGATACAGCAAATTGTACGACAACGTCCACGACTCACCCTTGG GTTGGACCGGACTTTTCCTGAGTATGATCTCCTTCCTGTTTTTCACCGACATGTGCATTTATTGGATTCACCGCTTCCTGCATCATAAACTTATTTACAAG CTTTTCCACAAACCGCACCACGTGTGGAAGATCCCCACGCCGTTCGCCAGTCACGCCTTCCACCCGGTGGACGGCTTCATGCAGGGGCTCCCGTACCACATCTACCCCTTCCTCTTCCCGCTCCAAAAGGTGCTCTACTTGGTCCTGTACGTCTTCGTCAACATATGGACCATCTCCATCCACGACGGCGACTACCGGGTCCCGAACGCTATGACGGGAGTCATCAATGGCTCGGCGCACCACACCGACCACCATCTCTTCTTCGACTACAACTACGGCCAGTACTTCACGCTGTGGGACCGCCTGGGGGGCTCCTACCGCCACCCGTCGGCGCTGATGGGGAAAGGTCCGCGTGACCTGATCCGCAAGCTTCAAGCAGACGGGAAGTTAGCGAAGGAACTGCGAAGTGCGACGTGCAAAGAGGAGTAA
- the LOC131132403 gene encoding lathosterol oxidase-like isoform X1 codes for MKATMDLVLNVADHYVFTPYVYPASWAEDGTLRQILSLLVVTNLGATALYLSLGAISYYFIFDHDLMKHPHFLENQVWREIKYALTSLPWISIPTVALFFAEVRGYSKLYDNVHDSPLGWTGLFLSMISFLFFTDMCIYWIHRFLHHKLIYKLFHKPHHVWKIPTPFASHAFHPVDGFMQGLPYHIYPFLFPLQKVLYLVLYVFVNIWTISIHDGDYRVPNAMTGVINGSAHHTDHHLFFDYNYGQYFTLWDRLGGSYRHPSALMGKGPRDLIRKLQADGKLAKELRSATCKEE; via the exons atgaaag CCACCATGGATCTTGTCCTGAACGTCGCCGACCACTACGTGTTCACGCCTTACGTGTACCCAGCGTCGTGGGCAGAGGACGGTACCCTGCGGCAGATCCTCAGCCTACTAGTGGTGACCAACCTTGGAGCGACGGCGCTCTACCTGAGTCTGGGAGCCATCAGCTACTACTTCATCTTTGACCATGACCTCATGAAACACCCACACTTCTTAGAG AATCAAGTTTGGCGGGAGATCAAGTATGCGCTGACCTCGCTTCCCTGGATCAGCATTCCCACCGTTGCGCTGTTCTTCGCCGAAGTCCGAGGATACAGCAAATTGTACGACAACGTCCACGACTCACCCTTGG GTTGGACCGGACTTTTCCTGAGTATGATCTCCTTCCTGTTTTTCACCGACATGTGCATTTATTGGATTCACCGCTTCCTGCATCATAAACTTATTTACAAG CTTTTCCACAAACCGCACCACGTGTGGAAGATCCCCACGCCGTTCGCCAGTCACGCCTTCCACCCGGTGGACGGCTTCATGCAGGGGCTCCCGTACCACATCTACCCCTTCCTCTTCCCGCTCCAAAAGGTGCTCTACTTGGTCCTGTACGTCTTCGTCAACATATGGACCATCTCCATCCACGACGGCGACTACCGGGTCCCGAACGCTATGACGGGAGTCATCAATGGCTCGGCGCACCACACCGACCACCATCTCTTCTTCGACTACAACTACGGCCAGTACTTCACGCTGTGGGACCGCCTGGGGGGCTCCTACCGCCACCCGTCGGCGCTGATGGGGAAAGGTCCGCGTGACCTGATCCGCAAGCTTCAAGCAGACGGGAAGTTAGCGAAGGAACTGCGAAGTGCGACGTGCAAAGAGGAGTAA